The proteins below come from a single Dryobates pubescens isolate bDryPub1 chromosome 16, bDryPub1.pri, whole genome shotgun sequence genomic window:
- the STK32A gene encoding serine/threonine-protein kinase 32A, giving the protein MGANTSSKPSPFNENEDVTFDHFKILRAIGKGSFGKVCVVQKNDTKKMYAMKYMNKQKCVERNEVRNVFKELQIMQGLEHPFLVNLWYSFQDEEDMFMVVDLLLGGDLRYHLQQNVRFQEGTVKLFICELVLALDYLQSRHIIHRDIKPDNILLDEHGHVHITDFNIATMLTKEIQVTTIAGTKPYMAPEMFSPTKPTGYSFAVDWWSLGITAYELLRTRRPYHIRSNTSTNEIAHVFKTATVMYPAAWSAEMVSLIKKLLEPNPEKRFSQLKDIQDFPYLSDVNWDAVLQKRITPEFIPTKGRLNCDPTFELEEMILESKPLHKKKKRLAKKKDTNKSNSSQACHLQKHLEMLQRDFIVFNREK; this is encoded by the exons ATGGGAGCAAACACTTCCAGCAAGCCATCACCCTTCAATGAAAATGAGGATg TCACCTTTGACCATTTCAAGATTTTGCGAGCTATTGGGAAGGGCAGCTTTGGGAAG GTCTGTGTTGTGCAGAAGAATGATACCAAGAAGATGTATGCCATGAAATACATGAACAAACAAAAGTGTGTGGAGCGTAATGAAGTGAGAAACGTCTTCAAGGAGCTGCAGATcatgcaggggctggagcaccccttCTTAGTTAATTTATG GTACTCATTCCAGGATGAAGAAGACATGTTTATGGTTGTAGACCTGCTGCTTGGAGGAGATCTGCGTTACCATCTCCAGCAAAACGTGCGGTTCCAGGAAGGCACCGTGAAGCTCTTCATCTGTGAGCTGGTGCTGGCCCTCGACTATCTCCAGAGCAGACACATCATCCACAG AGACATCAAGCCTGACAACATCTTGCTGGATGAGCATG GACACGTGCACATCACAGATTTCAACATTGCCACGATGCTGACTAAGGAAATCCAAGTCACCACCATCGCTGGCACAAAGCCCTACATGG CACCTGAGATGTTTAGTCCCACAAAGCCCACAGGCTATTCCTTCGCTGTGGACTGGTGGTCACTGGGAATCACTGCCTACGAGCTGCTCAGGACCCGG AGGCCGTACCACATCCGCTCCAACACCTCCACAAATGAAATTGCTCACGTGTTCAAGACAGCAACAGTGATGTACCCTGCAGCATGGTCTGCAGAGATGGTGTCACTCATCAAGAAG ctgctggagcccaaCCCTGAGAAGCGTTTTTCTCAGCTGAAAGATATCCAGGACTTTCCATACCTGTCTGATGTGAACTGGGATGCTGTGCTCCAGAAAAGGATCACGCCAGAATTTATTCCCACA AAAGGCAGACTGAACTGTGACCCAACCTTTGAACTGGAAGAAATGATCCTAGAATCCAAACCTCTGCACAAGAAGAAAAAGCGCTTGGCTAAGAAGAAAGACACCAACAAAAGCAACTCCTCCCAG GCCTGCCATCTTCAGAAGCACCTGGAGATGCTCCAGAGAGACTTCATTGTTTTCAACAGAGAAAAGTAA